Proteins found in one Pempheris klunzingeri isolate RE-2024b chromosome 6, fPemKlu1.hap1, whole genome shotgun sequence genomic segment:
- the LOC139202373 gene encoding vitellogenin-2-like, whose translation MKVLVLALTVALAAGYQVSLAPEFATGKTYVYKYEALLMGGLPEEGLARAGVKVRSKVLIGAVAADIFMLKLVEPEIFEYSGIWPKDAFIPASKLTSALAAQLLTPVKFEYANGVVGKVFAPAGISATVLNIYRGILNIFQLNIKKTQNVYELQEPGAQGVCKTHYIISEDTKAERILLTKTKDLNHCQERIFKDIGLAYTERCVECEARGKTLKGAAAFNYILKPAATGTLILEATATELIQFSPFNILNGAAQMEAKQILTFLEIEKTPVEPIRAEYLHRGSLQYEFGSELLQTPIQLLRISNAEAQIVEILNHLVTYNVAKVHEDAPLKFIELIQLLRVARFESIEAIWTQFKARPDYRHWILNAVPAIGTHTALRLLKEKFLADELTVAETAQALLASVHMVTADLEAIKLAEGLAMNHKIRENPVLREIVMLGYGTLVAKYCAEHPTCPAELVRPIHELAVQAVSRSEIEELTLALKVLGNAGHPASLKPIMKLLPGFGSAAAGLPHRVHIDAVLALRNIAKREPKMIQEMAVQLFMDKAVHPELRMVAAIVLFETKLPMGLVTTLADVLLKETNLQVASFVYSYMKAMTKNTAPDFASVATACNVAVKILSPKFDRLSYRFSKALYMDAYHNPWMMGAAASAFYVNDAATVLPRAVVAKARTYLAGAYADVLELGVRTEGIQEALLKRTSEDVDRVTKMKQVMKALSEWRSHPSSQPLASVYVKFFGQEIAFANIDKAIVDQIIELTSGPSIQTYGRKVLDGLLSGFALHYAKPMLVAEVRRILPTSVGLPMELSFYTAGVAAASVEFQATVTPPLPENFHAAQLLKSDISMRAAITPSVSMHTYAVMGVNTALIQASLLSRARVHTIVPAKMEARIDMIKGNFKLQFLPVQGIDKIASALVETFAIARNVEDLAAAKITPMIPAEVAAQLSRETFSSKISRMASSLTGVKFPRAFERKMCAAIETFGIKACTEIESRNAAFLRDCPLYAMIGKHAVLVEIAPAAGPVIEKIEIEIQIGDKAAEKIIKVINLSEEEEIIEDKNVLMKLKKILAPVSSRSSSSSSNRSSWSSSSRSSSISSSRSSVKSSSRSSSSSSSRSSALSKVSSLQHALSAARANSKSSAYSFEAIYNKAKYLANAITPAVTILIRAVRADHKVQGYQIAAYFDRSTARLQVIFANLAENDNWRICADGVMLSPHKLMAKIGWGIECKQYATEITAETGLVGKEPAIRLKLSWDKLPRSMQRYAKKISEYISRIVLETGLSMSKVKNGRNQIKLSVAVASETSLNFVLRTPKRTIYKLGVGLPVSLPIGDTAAELEAYDNNWADKVSYMFTKAYAAECTMDKDTVITFNNRKYKNEIPHSCYQVLAQDCTPELKFIVLLKRDQTQEQNQITVKIENIDVDIYPKDSTVMVKVNGVEMPISSLPYHHPTGKIQIKQRGEGVALHAPSHGLQEVFFDQNTLKVKVVDWMRGQTCGLCGKADGEVRQEYRTPNERLTKNAASYAHSWVLPGKSCREASECYMKLESVKLEKQMILQGQESKCYSVEPVLRCLPGCMPVRTTTVTVGFHCLPTGQSARNQSLGLSSIYEKSVDLRETAEAHLACRCTAQCA comes from the exons ATGAAGGTGCTTGTGTTAGCTCTCACTGTGGCCCTTGCAG CGGGTTACCAGGTCAGCCTTG CCCCAGAGTTTGCTACTGGAAAAACCTATGTGTACAAATATGAAGCATTGCTCATGGGTGGCCTGCCTGAGGAGGGTCTGGCAAGGGCCGGTGTCAAAGTCCGTAGCAAAGTATTGATTGGTGCAGTGGCTGCCGACATCTTCATGCTGAAG CTTGTAGAACCTGAAATCTTTGAGTACAGTGGCATCTGGCCCAAAGATGCTTTCATCCCAGCCAGCAAGCTCACCTCAGCCCTGGCTGCTCAGCTCTTGACACCTGTCAAGTTTGAGTATGCTAACGGTGTTGTCGGCAAAGTGTTCGCACCGGCTGGCATCTCTGCAACTGTGCTGAATATCTACAGGGGAATCCTCAACATCTTCCAGCTGAACATCAAGAAGACTCAGAACGTCTACGAGCTGCAAGAG CCTGGAGCTCAGGGTGTGTGCAAGACCCACTACATCATCAGTGAGGACACAAAGGCTGAGCGCATCCTGCTGACCAAGACCAAGGACCTGAACCACTGCCAGGAGAGGATCTTCAAGGACATCGGCTTGGCTTACACAGAGAGATGTGTTGAGTGTGAAGCT AGAGGAAAGACCCTGAAGGGAGCTGCCGCATTTAACTACATCTTGAAGCCAGCAGCCACAGGTACTCTGATCTTGGAGGCAACCGCTACAGAGCTCATCCAGTTCTCACCTTTCAACATCTTGAATGGCGCTGCCCAGATGGAGGCCAA GCAAATCCTGACCTTCCTGGAGATCGAGAAGACCCCAGTGGAGCCCATCAGAGCCGAATATCTTCACCGTGGATCCCTGCAGTACGAGTTCGGCAGCGAGCTTCTCCAGACACCCATCCAGCTTCTGAGGATCAGCAATGCAGAGGCTCAG ATTGTTGAGATTCTGAACCACCTGGTGACCTACAATGTGGCCAAGGTCCACGAAGATGCCCCTCTGAAATTCATTGAGCTCATCCAGCTGCTGCGTGTGGCCAGATTTGAGAGTATTGAGGCTATCTGGACTCAGTTCAAAGCTAGACCCGATTACAG GCACTGGATCCTGAATGCTGTCCCTGCCATTGGCACTCATACTGCTCTGAGGCTCCTCAAGGAGAAGTTCCTCGCTGATGAGCTGACTGTTGCTGAAACTGCTCAAGCACTGCTCGCTTCTGTGCACATGGTGACAGCCGACCTGGAGGCCATCAAGCTCGCTGAG GGCCTGGCTATGAACCACAAGATCCGAGAAAATCCAGTCCTGCGTGAGATTGTCATGCTGGGCTATGGCACCCTGGTTGCTAAATACTGTGCAGAGCACCCAACTTGCCCAGCTGAGCTTGTGAGG cccatcCATGAACTTGCTGTCCAGGCTGTTTCCAGAAGTGAAATCGAGGAGCTCACTCTCGCTCTCAAAGTTCTGGGTAATGCCGGACATCCTGCCAGCCTTAAACCAATCATGAAGCTCTTGCCTGGATTtggcagtgctgctgctggtctgccACACAGAGTTCACATTGATGCTGTTCTGGCCCTGAGGAACATTGCTAAGAGGGAGCCCAAGATG ATCCAGGAAATGGCTGTTCAGCTGTTCATGGACAAGGCTGTCCACCCAGAGCTCCGTATGGTTGCTGCTATTGTGCTGTTTGAGACCAAGCTGCCCATGGGCCTGGTGACTACTCTTGCTGATGTCCTCTTGAAAGAGACAAATCTGCAGGTCGCTAGCTTTGTCTACTCTTACATGAAGGCTATGACCAAGAACACCGCTCCTGACTTTGCCTCTGT GGCTACTGCCTGTAATGTTGCTGTGAAGATCCTCAGCCCCAAATTTGACAGACTGAGTTACCGCTTCAGCAAAGCTCTCTATATGGATGCCTACCACA ACCCCTGGATGATGGGTGCGGCTGCCAGCGCCTTCTATGTTAACGATGCTGCAACTGTTTTGCCAAGAGCTGTGGTGGCCAAAGCTCGCACCTACCTGGCAGGAGCTTATGCTGATGTTCTTGAG CTTGGAGTGAGGACTGAGGGAATACAGGAGGCCCTTCTGAAAAGGACTTCTGAAGATGTTGACAGGGTGACCAAGATGAAACAAGTTATGAAGGCT CTTTCTGAGTGGAGGTCTCATCCTTCAAGCCAGCCCCTGGCCTCTGTGTATGTGAAATTCTTCGGACAGGAGATTGCATTTGCCAACATTGACAAAGCCATTGTTGATCAGATTATCGAG CTTACCAGTGGACCATCAATTCAAACTTATGGCAGGAAGGTTTTGGATGGTCTGCTGTCTGGTTTTGCATTGCATTATGCTAAACCAATGCTGGTCGCTGAGGTTCGTCGCATCCTTCCCACCAGTGTTGGTCTGCCCATGGAGCTCAGTTTCTATACTGCTGGAGTGGCTGCTGCATCTGTTGAAT TCCAAGCCACCGTGACACCACCTCTGCCTGAGAACTTCCATGCTGCCCAGCTTCTGAAGTCTGATATCAGCATGAGGGCTGCCATTACTCCAAG TGTTTCCATGCATACCTATGCAGTTATGGGAGTGAATACTGCACTCATCCAAGCTTCCCTGCTGTCAAGAGCCAGAGTTCACACAATTGTTCCAGCAAAAATGGAGGCAAGAATTGACATGATTAAGGGCAACTTCAAGCTCCAGTTCCTGCCTGTTCAGGGCATCGATAAGATTGCGTCTGCACT TGTTGAGACTTTTGCTATTGCAAGAAATGTTGAGGACCTCGCAGCTGCCAAGATCACGCCAATGATTCCAGCTGAAGTTGCAGCACAGTTGTCAAGGGAGACCTTTTCTTCAAAGATTTCTAGGATGGCATCCTCTCTGACTGGTG TGAAATTCCCCAGGGCATTTGAGAGGAAAATGTGTGCTGCAATTGAAACCTTTGGAATAAAGGCATGCACTGAGATTGAATCTCGTAACGCCGCCTTCCTTAGAGACTGCCCACTCTACGCCATGATTGGAAAACATGCTGTCTTGGTTGAGATTGCTCCAG CTGCTGGGCCAGTCATTGAGAAGATTGAAATTGAGATTCAGATTGGAGATAAGGCAGCAGAAAAGATCATCAAAGTGATTAACCTGAGCGAGGAAGAAGAAATTATCGAGGACAAAAACGTCCTGATGAAACTTAAGAAAATCCTGGCTCCTG TGAGCAGccgctccagcagctcctccagcaaCCGCTCCAGTTGGTCTTCTAGCAGCCGCTCCAGCAGCATTTCAAGCAGCCGTTCATCTGTCAAGTCCAGCAGCCgctcttccagctccagctcctccaggtccAGCGCCTTGTCCAAGGTGAG TTCTTTGCAGCATGCCCTCTCTGCAGCCCGTGCCAACAGCAAGAGCAGCGCCTACAGCTTTGAAGCCATCTACAACAAG GCCAAGTACCTCGCCAATGCTATCACTCCTGCTGTGACCATTCTCATCCGTGCCGTGAGAGCTGACCACAAGGTTCAAGGATACCAGATCGCAGCTTACTTTGACCGGTCTACTGCCAGACTGCAGGTCATTTTTGCCAACCTGGCTGAGAATGACAACTGGAGAATCTGTGCTGATGGTGTGATGCTGAGCCCCCATAAACTGATG GCCAAGATTGGCTGGGGCATTGAGTGCAAACAATACGCAACTGAGATCACAGCTGAGACTGGTCTTGTGGGTAAAGAGCCAGCCATCCGCCTGAAGCTGTCCTGGGACAAACTGCCAAGGAGCATGCAACGCTACGCAAAGAA GATCTCTGAGTACATTTCCCGCATCGTTCTGGAAACTGGATTAAGCATGTCAAAGGTCAAGAATGGTCGTAATCAGATCAAACTGAGTGTGGCTGTTGCTTCAGAGACAAGCCTGAATTTTGTGCTGAGGACACCAAAG AGGACCATTTACAAACTTGGTGTGGGTCTCCCTGTTTCTCTGCCAATCGGAGACACTGCTGCTGAGCTGGAAGCATATGATAACAACTGGGCTGACAAGGTCTCCTACATGTTCACCAAAGCTTATGCGg CTGAGTGCACCATGGACAAAGACACAGTGATCACATTCAACAACAGGAAGTACAAGAACGAGATACCCCACTCTTGCTACCAGGTTTTGGCTCAGGATTGCACACCAGAACTTAAATTCATAGTGCTGCTGAAGAGAGACCAAACACAGGAACAGAACCAGATCACTGTGAAGATTGAAAACAT TGATGTCGACATATATCCGAAGGACAGCACTGTCATGGTGAAGGTTAATGGAGTGGAAATGCCCATCAGCAGCCTGCCATATCATCATCCCACAG GCAAAATTCAGATCAAACAGAGAGGTGAGGGTGTCGCTCTCCATGCTCCCAGCCATGGTCTTCAGGAGGTCTTCTTTGATCAGAACACTTTGAAG GTTAAAGTTGTGGACTGGATGAGAGGACAGACTTGTGGACTCTGTGGAAAGGCTGACGGTGAAGTCAGACAGGAATACCGCACACCCAACGAACGCCTGACCAAGAACGCAGCCAGCTACGCTCATTCCTGGGTTCTGCCTGGAAAGAGTTGCCGCGAAGCCTCTG AGTGTTACATGAAACTTGAATCTGTGAAGTTGGAGAAACAGATGATCCTCCAAGGCCAGGAGTCCAAATGCTACTCTGTTGAGCCCGTGCTTCGCTGCCTGCCTGGCTGCATGCCAGTGAGGACCACCACCGTCACTGTTGGCTTCCACTGCCTGCCTACTGGTCAGTCTGCAAGAAATCAGAGCTTA GGTCTGAGCAGCATCTATGAGAAGAGTGTTGACCTGCGGGAAACAGCAGAAGCCCACCTGGCCTGCCGCTGTACCGCTCAGTGTGCTTAA